A segment of the Anopheles cruzii chromosome 2, idAnoCruzAS_RS32_06, whole genome shotgun sequence genome:
GTCCGCGCCCGTGCCCGCACGCCCGAAcccgttccggtccggcttGCTTTAATTTATGGTATGATAATTTGCTGTCTCCCTGTGAGGCGAGTCCGAAGTTTGGTCCGAAAAACGCCCAAGGCACGCTGACCCACGCAGCGCGCCGATAAGCGTGCCTTGatatggccgccgccgcatctGATGTCCTTAACCTCCTGCGCGCCGGGCTACATTTTGAGATTACGGCCGCACATTTGGTGACCGAAAGCATAACATTCGAAGCAACAACTAGACGAATAAATCAACCAACGGCAACCGACAACCGAGGTGACCGAGGTTTTCCCCCGTGAATGGAATGCCGGGGCAGgattccggggccgggccgaacTCGGGTCCggttattgttttaccaaaTACGGCAAAATTCGGACAACCGTCTCCCGGCCGACAACATGACAACAACGTGGTTCCGCCGGAGAACGCCGATGACATTTGCAGCGAAAAGCGCCCAAATTATGCGAGCCCGGTGAAAGCTGGCACCGCAATCGACGCAATACAATCACCGGGGACGTGgcgttttatgctgctgtgACCGTTAGGCCAATTGACCTCGCGAGTCGTGACGGACTCCGCTCTCggtgtcgatgatgatggggcgcGAGCAAACCAAACGCCCATTAACTCATCCGTTGGCCGTTGTGCTGATGTCACCCAAAGTTGCTGCCTCCGATCGCCGCTGTGGCCGGGCGTCCTCGAACAGATGAGCGGGCTGGGCGGGTGAGTCGTAAAACAGCCTCTTCTCGCGCCTGTCCACGCGCGCGACCTTGTGGGGGGCGTCCGATGGTAAATAAATGGGCAACGGGGAACTCAAAATCAACCCCTTTCCCCGTGGCTCGGAAACTTCTAAAAATATGTCTTATGAATTGTATGAACATTTCTTGGCCCATTGTTTAGCTTCCTTATGCTTCTCAACACCCGACGGTCCACGGCTCACGGGGTTGTCGGCAAACAGACCAAAGCGCGGAGTTTGGTGATGATTTCATGCAAACACCCGATGACGCGCCCGGCCAAGAAAGGTTGTTGCGACATCCTGATGCCGATGATCCGCGGGTGCTGGTGCGTGTTTATTTTCGAacgaataaataatcattaTTACGATTCGGCGGGAGCTGTCCTTCACAACAAAGTGTTGGCCCCGCTCCGAATTATGACACCCCTCTGCCCCCTCCCGGGCAAGATTGAAAGgcaatttcgtgttttccGTGACGCActtcggaaacggaaattgatCCGACCGGACCCGGCAAATTAAATTTGCCAGGAGCCAGGAGATTAATGTTAGAACTTTAATGGGCGCGCTCGCGAAAATTTGGACCACATTGGGGAGTAAACAAATTCGGCGCCTCCGGACGGTTTCTGTTTTACTGTCGCACTTAATGTTTCGCCAATTTTTCGCTCCCGCCACGGGATCGCCGACGATCAGCTCACAGCAGTTGGGTTCACTTACGATCCGGTTCCAGGGGACGGTCCGGTAAAATTTTGCCTTTCATCAAGATCATTCAAACGCGGTACCGTTCGGAGTTGGCCGGTTTCGAATGATTTCGGATGAactgggttttatttttagtttttcaccacacacgcgtcacaataaaaaaagagGTTGCCTTCAACACTTTGTCACCTCGCGTCGCGtgctgtggccaccgtggtCAGAGGATCGgggttttgtggaaaattcaCACGCACCAGCGCCGTACACTATTTTCTCTACAAACGGCTTACGTTTCACTCCGCCGAATGCAGCACGGGCGAAGGAAATGTTCCAAATGTTTTCCGCCAAGCGGATCGTTCTTGGCCGGAAAAGTCGAAACGCACGTTTCTGTGTTTGGTCGGAACGacaaaaataacacaacaAAAAGGGGATCGCAAAATGAACGCCCACCGAAACGTgggatgctgttgctgctctgCGGAGCAACCATCAACATATTCGGCCCCCGTCACCGTTCTGGGCCTCTGGGGAACACTACACACGAATCACTCTCGCTCGCCACCCTGGTAGTCACAGTCAGCGAACGAAGGAATTCAATGTCAGAATTGAAATTCTCAGTCACACCACGCCAGATGTTACGCATAAAATTATCATCACACGTTTGGCGGCTGGCGCGCCCAACGGCAGCCAGATATTCAAATGGTCACTCTTCTGAATCACACACGATCCGGTGCCCATCGCGGCTTACCACTTACACGCCGGAACACTAAACACACACTTCGTCGCCGGACGATGCCTGAGAACTGTAAACTGGTAAAATGGTTTTGGTAAAATGGTGATAGGACACCAGCCCAACAAATCGATAAGGCCGCTCTGCGTACcttgaaaacagaaacagtttCACGTTGCGGCCACAGCGCATTCAAaagcgatccgatccgcgAAAACGCGAAACTGAAATAAAACTCTGTTTCAGTTCGAACTGAACAAACTGAAATGAAAACTGAAACTCactgttttattcaaattctcactcactcactgtgAGGAAACCACGTTTCTCACAAGCCATGAAGCGAGTCATTCTCTCACTTTCACCCGAAGTCGACCCGAAGTTGACACGAAATCGACACGAACTCGATCTGAAGACCCGAAGTGAGCACGTGAGAGAGCAGCGTCTCACGGTCACGGAGGTAGCTTCTCACTCGGTGAGAGTTCAAAAAGTTGCTACACAATTTTGCTGCGTTTTGTTAACTTTTGGAATAGGAgtaataacattttaatttaattcaataaaagaGATTAATAATCATGATGGCAGTAATAAtgataaaaagcaaaaagcaaTACAGCCACTGAACAGTTGCACAATCGATatttgtgttaatttttaataattatttttaatttaaatattaatttatttaattttattataattCTTTATTAAATATGCTTCTAAAAGTTGCTTTGGCCACAAACACAACAGATGCAATGCAAACATTCGGACACAAGTCCCCCCAAGAGAGCTGATAGTAATTTCATTCAATTGGTCCATTATCATCACCAGGCGCTCCCGTGTTTACGTATACCGTCCTCAAGATTAGCTTACCCGCCGTTCGGACTCCGATTTCGGATCAGTCCACATCAGCCAGCCGCCGCTCGAGACGATGAGGAGTGTTTTAATACTGTTACTCGCGACCCCTTGGCTTCTGCTCCGGGAAGCGGACGCCGCCATCCCTGAGTACGCGGCCCACATTCTCCAGCACGTGCGCCCACAAGCATCGGCCAGCGTCCAGCGAAAGGCCGCACTGGAGGTGATCGCCCGAACGATCGGCGCGGAACAAGCGGCACCGTTCCGGGTGCAGATTAACAGCTCCCTGGAAAGAAATACGTTTCACGTGAGTATCGTCGACGGATCGGAGTGTCTTGAAGCAGTACGTGTGACTGTGTGTTTGTCCCGTGTTTCAAAGATATTCAAAGATGAAACTGCGTCGGACCCTGCGGTGGTGCAGATCACCGCCTCAAGCGGAGTGGTTGCCACGAAGGCATTCTACCACTATCTGAAATACTACTGCCACTGCCTGGTGGCCTGGGAAGGGTCGCAACTGCGGCTGCCGGTCCCGCTGCCGGCCGTCAATGAAACCGTAACGGCTCCCAGCGCCTTCGTGTACTACCAGAACGTGTGCACGTGGTCATACTCGTTCACGTGGTGGCGTTGGACGCAGTGGCGGACACACATCGACTGGATGGCCCTGCAGGGCATCACGCTGAGCTTGGCACCGTTCCAGGAGGACGTTTGGATCGACCTGTATCTGGAGTACAACCTAACGGCACCGCAAATCGAGAACCACCTGTCGGGGCCGGGCTTTTTCGCCTGGCAACGGATGGGTAACATCCGCGGCTGGGGAGGGCCACTGATGGAGAGCTTTGCCGAGTTCGGTCGCACCCTGCAGCAGCGAATGGTCCACGAGATGCGACGACTCGGAATGATCGTAGCGCTACCGGCGTTTGCCGGACATCTTCCGGTACCGTTCCGGGCGCTCTACCCAAACACCAAGTTCGCCAACGTGTCCGTGTGGAACGGCTTTCCGCCCCAGTACGCGAGCCCCCTGTTTCTCGACCCAACGGAGCCGCTTTTCGGGGAgctcggttcccggttcctGGCGCGCATGATCGAGCGGTACGGTAGCGATCACGTGTACTTTGCCGATCCGTTCAACGAGATCGATCCGATCTCGTCCGGTGGCAAGTACCTCACGAGTGTGGCCTCTTCGATCTACGACGCGATGGCGGAAGTCGACCCACTGGCCGTCTGGCTGCTGCAGGGGTGGATGTTTGTGAAGAACCCCTTCTGGAGCGATCGTGCCATCCGCGCCTTTCTGACGGCCGTTCCGACGGGCCGGATGTTGGTGCTCGACCTACAGTCGGAACAGTTCCCACAGTACGGACGCACCGAATCGTACGCTGGCCAGCCGTTCATCTGGTGTATGCTGAGCAACTTTGGCGGGACCCTCGGTATGCTCGGTACGGTCGATCGCGTGTACCGTGGAATCGGCAGCACGCGCGGCAACGCAACGTACACAATGCTCGGCGTCGGAATTACGCCGGAGGGTATCAACCAGAACTACGGTCTGTACGAGTACGCCCTCGAACTGGGGTGGTACGACGACCGACAGCATCCGCAGCAGATGGACCCGGAGCGGTGGTTCCGTCAGTACGCCCGGGTTCGTTACGGATCCGGCGGTGAATCGAAAGCCCAAGAAGCGTGGGACATTTTCCGTACTACCGTATACTCGTACGCCGGCCAGGTGCGCATGCACGGCAAGTACACCTTCAACCGGCGACCGAGTACCAAGCTTAATCCATGGGTAAGACCGCGCCGGAAGCCACTGCAGGCCGAATTCTAATCCGGTGTTTTTGTCCCACAGGTTTGGTACAATGTGACCGCTTTCAACGAGGGCGTCGAGCGGTTGCTCTCCTTTGCCGAAGAGGGTGACTGCAACGCGCTCTGCCGGTACGATGTGGTCGATGTGACGCGCCAATTGGCCCAGAACGTGGCCGACGCGCTCTACCTCACGCTGATGGATAATTACCGGCGCAAAGACAGCGACAGCTTTGGGCTGCAGGCGAACCAGTTCCTGGAGCTGATGGCCGATCTCGACCGATTGTTGGCCAGCGAGCAACACTTCCTGCTGGGACCCTGGCTCTCCGCAGCGCGGGAGTTTGGTGAAACGCCGCTCCAGCGGCAGAAGTACGAGTACAACGCACGCATCCAGATAACGCTCTGGGGACCCCAGGGACAGATCGTGGACTACGCCAACAAACAGTGGGCCGGTATGGTGCAAGACTTTTTCATGCCCCGCTGGCGCGTATTTCTCACCGAACTGGGCATTGCCCTggccgcgaacggaacggcaagCGATTCGCGAATACGCGACAAGGTGTTCCGCAACGTCGAGCTGCCGTTCACCACGGACGACAAACGGTACGCCACGGCCGCTTCCGGCGAGGATCCGGTGCGCTTGGCGCGCTCGCTGTACAACAAGTGGTCCAGCATCGCAGGCGGACTGTCGGAAGTACCGGTGactccaccggcaccaccagcacggctCCTAAAGCTCGCCAAACGTCGCAATCGGTTTTCGGTAGCGGGCTAAATCGAGATTCACTCTGATCGATTCAATCGAGTGCTCCACCGTGCTGTCCTGTCATCATCAAGCGTTCGAGTTCCGTGTTCGATTTAAGGcgtttcatatttttgttaTGCTCGTGTCTTGTTTCACATTGCAATTTACAATAGGTCCATAGGTTGTTTTCTTGATTAATTTTAGTGTTTCTCATACAAACATCGTTAATGTGGAGGCAAGTTGCGCCGTTTACCCTCTACCAGCCCGAACCAGCGGTGTTCGGGCCAGATGCCATTCCTGATTCCGAGCGCCCTCCTGTTCTTAGCATAAATCACTTCCGTAAAGCCCTGCGTTTCgtaaaaagaagaaaatatgtttataaaaatccggccgaccggtgcgCGCACCCTAACGGTGCCTCACTGTCCCTGTAGCGGAGAACTACAAGCGGAACTCCGAAACGAGCCACTCCGAAGGCCGCGCGAAAGGTcacgaaaagcaaaagcagAATGGCCGCGGTTGGGTGCCGCGATCGTGGAATGCCGCGCCCAATTCTTTCACACGCACCCGAAAGGCACTCGCAAATTCTCCTTGTCCCCCCTCCCCGTTCTCGCCCGGCGGTCACGCGGTCTAGAAATAACCCTGAGCCTGTTCCAGTTTCTGCACGATCGCTTTGTAGAACTCGATTTGGGCGCCGATAAAGCTGTGGATCGTGTCCTTGAGGTGCGTGTCGCGTTCCGCCCGGAAGTGGGACATTTCCGCGATCAGTGCGTACGACATCACGTCCACCCGCCGGTTGACCTCCTGCAGTTGGCCATTGTCCATCTTCTGTTCCGCCGTCAACCGTTCACTGTCCTTGCGCTTCGCCACCGCATTCCGGTACTCGTTCAGTGTGTCCGGCCAGCCCCCGAGCAGCCCCCGGTAGATGTGTAACCGATCGGAGAACGGCACAAAGTCGTGCTTCGGTTGCTCACCAAACAGCTGGCCAATGCTGATGAACACTCCCGCCGCGTGCCCAACCGAGTTGGATAGGCTGAGCTGGGTCGCGGCACGCCGCTCGTCGACCCCGAGGGCGCGGGCCATCTCGGAGAACCCTTCACCGATGCGCTGGTACTCCTTCTTCCATTGCACCTGAAACTTCTTCGACTGATCGCCGCAGATCGCAAACAGCGTCTTGACGGCGGCGTCCATCTGCGGCACGAACGTGCCGGCCGCCTCGACCTGCGGTTCTACCTGCGACTGGAGCAGCGTCTTCTCCGGCGGAAAGATTGACGCACAGAACATCGTCCCGACCAGTGGGTCCTTCTCGGCCGTCCGCTTGcccgttttccactttttctcGTCCGTGCACGTGAGGAAATGCATCCAGACGCCGCACGTCGCCAGGATCGGATGGCGGCACATCCAGTCGACAAACTCCTGCAGCTGCACGCGCCGGTGCTCGACAAACCCCTCGTCGTACCGGCCCGAAATCTGCTTGTCCGGGAGCGGCGGGATCGGGATCAGGCAAAATTTGGCCACCAACCGCTCGTGCAGCCAGTCGAAGTGTTTGTAGCGGCGCGCCACCGGAATGTTGTTGAACGACGGGGTCAACTGGTACGCGATGAAGCTTTTGAGTCCGTTAaacttcttctccttcttcggcGAGTCCACCGTCACGGTGTACGTGTCGCGCATCGGCTTCCACACGATACCGTGCTCCATGGCGAGCACGTGCACCCGGTCCGCTTCCGACacatccggcaccggcagcccCAGCAGATAGGTGTCGCCGGATTTGGTGAAAATCTTTGGCCCCGAACCACCCGCCCGGCGACCACCGGCCACAGTTGTTGCCGTCGAGGCGAGCGACATATTGTCTCCATCGCTCGCTGGCGGCGCAGGCAAGTTCGCGTTGGCATAGTAACTGCTCGAATGCGtcagctgatgctgctgctgctgatggtgcgaGCTTTGGCCATTGTGGGATCCACGCCCCGCTGCACCGGCTGCTCCGCCCGCCGAACCGGGACCAATCTCGGAGTATGTATCATTATCGTCATCCCAATCGTCGTCCCAATCGTCCTGCTGTTCGCCCCAGTCATCGGCGGTCTGATCGTATCGATTcgccccaccgccaccgccgaccgcctGCTGTGATGTGGACTTCGTAACTCCGCCCGAACTCCAGGCTGGGCCGCTCTGGGACTGTGTCATCGTGaccgccgacggcggtggaGGCATCCGTGGAGCTGACGGTGCCGTCGAAGCGTCCGGTATCGTTTCTACGTACGCCGCCGGGAACAGGCCGCGCTGGCCTCGCGAGTTCGTGCCCTCCCACCATCCCTCGCCGACGTCCGTGTTCGTGACGGTCAGGATTTCGTCGACCGCGATCGTTATCTCCGACGAGTTTGGCTCACCGCTGAAATCGTACAGTACCTTCACGCGGGGCATCGTGGCACACTGGAAGAGAGACAAAACATTAGCTTCGAATCGGTTGAGGAACGGTTGTAAGCAGGAGCTTTTGCTGGCTGCTGACCATAGCAAACTTCGACATTccccccgatccgcgttctcgaacggaaaaattcatccgagtctcgaacgcgaatgtcgaacacgaacgacgctattatggttgtcgaatcgagaagctccgagtgctaaatgtgctaaaatgtgctaaaaagcttaaatgtgaaagctttttaagctctttgagtacgaactgtcatttcttgtgcatttttgtaaacattgcacacacagatacacatacacagatagcagatcagctgtgcgtgcgattcttgctattatatttttgaaatttttagatgtgtaaaaggttgtaactcgaaatattgtaagctggcggatcaccgagatcatgagtacaagttcgcgcacgaaataacgaacgaaacgcGCGACGACTTGTGCGGTTAGTTCCGGGTTacacagcgagttcggctgctagctggtcccgttttccaacgcgatgaaagtgatcggtgatcggcaagcaacgttcggattcggtgcggctttGTCGCTGGCCATAATAAGGAGAcacttgttggttcaacgtttacgcgtttacaattacgcgttctcagtgtacatgattatttgttcttggtGTACAcaaatgtgtgagctactgagttccctatcacttatcctatctgctgtagagcaggctcttaggcagacctactttggactagcgacagtgacagtaaaggaactgaaaatgcAAAGAttaatcgcaaaatattgcgatgtaaatttggcaaattgaatttttcatcaccaaaatacaaactatctttgaaagtatcactatctttgcacggcgcagcataaacaatacaaaataattgataaaatgaaagacatcctaacggaacggctctttccgttgcaaaaagttgtcggaagtcggattgtcgaattcgagtttccgttcgagaaccataatagcgattgtcgaacggaaaagttcattcagttgaaagctttcaacagaaagcgttcatccagttgaagatttccgttcgagagctcgaacgggcgagtggataaccaaatgaacacagatgaatacagatgaccgttcgacgactcgaatcgagaaccataatagggctgATTGTCTGACAGCACGTACCGCAAATACATATCAATAGTGCTGCACACCAAGGCAGAAACGATGTGGGAAGCTAATAGCCGAATCAGCAACAACGAAATTGTATTGTGTGGATTGACTCATTCTGGCCTTGTTTTTCTTGCAATTTTTCGTGTCCCGCACATACAACATTAGCATAATTAGATTGAAACACCGCACGCGGCTTCATTCGTGTGGCCAGATGAATCATCTCATCAATCGTTGCTATCGAATCAAAGGAAAGATTTTTCATCATCTGAAACACCTTCTCGCGGACGGCACCCATTCGTCTCGGAGGTGCATAATTTTGACACACGAAGAAGGCTTTGAGCTTATCTGCTTTTTATGTGCACCGATACATCAATCGATGTGACAAATCAAACTTTTCACTCTATCAAAACA
Coding sequences within it:
- the LOC128268607 gene encoding sorting nexin lst-4, encoding MPRVKVLYDFSGEPNSSEITIAVDEILTVTNTDVGEGWWEGTNSRGQRGLFPAAYVETIPDASTAPSAPRMPPPPSAVTMTQSQSGPAWSSGGVTKSTSQQAVGGGGGANRYDQTADDWGEQQDDWDDDWDDDNDTYSEIGPGSAGGAAGAAGRGSHNGQSSHHQQQQHQLTHSSSYYANANLPAPPASDGDNMSLASTATTVAGGRRAGGSGPKIFTKSGDTYLLGLPVPDVSEADRVHVLAMEHGIVWKPMRDTYTVTVDSPKKEKKFNGLKSFIAYQLTPSFNNIPVARRYKHFDWLHERLVAKFCLIPIPPLPDKQISGRYDEGFVEHRRVQLQEFVDWMCRHPILATCGVWMHFLTCTDEKKWKTGKRTAEKDPLVGTMFCASIFPPEKTLLQSQVEPQVEAAGTFVPQMDAAVKTLFAICGDQSKKFQVQWKKEYQRIGEGFSEMARALGVDERRAATQLSLSNSVGHAAGVFISIGQLFGEQPKHDFVPFSDRLHIYRGLLGGWPDTLNEYRNAVAKRKDSERLTAEQKMDNGQLQEVNRRVDVMSYALIAEMSHFRAERDTHLKDTIHSFIGAQIEFYKAIVQKLEQAQGYF
- the LOC128278433 gene encoding alpha-N-acetylglucosaminidase, whose amino-acid sequence is MRSVLILLLATPWLLLREADAAIPEYAAHILQHVRPQASASVQRKAALEVIARTIGAEQAAPFRVQINSSLERNTFHIFKDETASDPAVVQITASSGVVATKAFYHYLKYYCHCLVAWEGSQLRLPVPLPAVNETVTAPSAFVYYQNVCTWSYSFTWWRWTQWRTHIDWMALQGITLSLAPFQEDVWIDLYLEYNLTAPQIENHLSGPGFFAWQRMGNIRGWGGPLMESFAEFGRTLQQRMVHEMRRLGMIVALPAFAGHLPVPFRALYPNTKFANVSVWNGFPPQYASPLFLDPTEPLFGELGSRFLARMIERYGSDHVYFADPFNEIDPISSGGKYLTSVASSIYDAMAEVDPLAVWLLQGWMFVKNPFWSDRAIRAFLTAVPTGRMLVLDLQSEQFPQYGRTESYAGQPFIWCMLSNFGGTLGMLGTVDRVYRGIGSTRGNATYTMLGVGITPEGINQNYGLYEYALELGWYDDRQHPQQMDPERWFRQYARVRYGSGGESKAQEAWDIFRTTVYSYAGQVRMHGKYTFNRRPSTKLNPWVWYNVTAFNEGVERLLSFAEEGDCNALCRYDVVDVTRQLAQNVADALYLTLMDNYRRKDSDSFGLQANQFLELMADLDRLLASEQHFLLGPWLSAAREFGETPLQRQKYEYNARIQITLWGPQGQIVDYANKQWAGMVQDFFMPRWRVFLTELGIALAANGTASDSRIRDKVFRNVELPFTTDDKRYATAASGEDPVRLARSLYNKWSSIAGGLSEVPVTPPAPPARLLKLAKRRNRFSVAG